GCAGAGGCAGAAATAATACTTAGGAGTGCTGCATGTTAGTTATCGTAGGCTATGTGGTTGTTTGTGGTTCGGTGTTCGGTGGGTTTGCGATGGCTGGCGGTCACCTTGGTGCATTGTGGCAGCCTTTGGAATTGCTGATGATTTTTGGCGGAGCGATGGGCGCATTCTGTGTCGGTAATAATATGACCGCCATTAAAGCGACTGTTAAGGATTTACCCTCGCTATTTAAAGGCTCCAAATATTCCAAAGACACTTACATGGAATTGATGGCTTTGATGTACGAATTGCTGACCAAAGTGCGCAAGGAAGGCTTGATGTCGATCGAAGGCGATGTCGAAAAACCTGAAGAAAGTCCTGTATTCTCCAAATATCCCAAAATTCTCTCTGACCATCATGTGGTGGAATTTATCACTGATTATCTTCGCATCATGGTGAGCGGTAATCTCAATGCGATGGAGATTGAAAATCTGATGGACGTCGAGTTGGAAACGCACCATCACGAGGCGCTGGTTTCCTCGCACGTAATCGCAAAACTCGCTGATGGTATGCCGGCCTTCGGTATTGTCGCAGCCGTCATGGGTGTGGTGCATAC
Above is a window of Gallionella capsiferriformans ES-2 DNA encoding:
- the motA gene encoding flagellar motor stator protein MotA, with the protein product MLVIVGYVVVCGSVFGGFAMAGGHLGALWQPLELLMIFGGAMGAFCVGNNMTAIKATVKDLPSLFKGSKYSKDTYMELMALMYELLTKVRKEGLMSIEGDVEKPEESPVFSKYPKILSDHHVVEFITDYLRIMVSGNLNAMEIENLMDVELETHHHEALVSSHVIAKLADGMPAFGIVAAVMGVVHTMESVGMPPAELGMLIAHALVGTFLGILLAYGFVGPLASLLEQKAEEGGKIFQTIKVTLLANLNGYAPAMAVEFGRKALSSGDRPNFTELEEHVKQKR